The genomic region TCAGAATCCTCCTCTCTCAATTTTTTCTCACAAACCACGCCTCAACAGCATATACCGCCTCCTATGCAACCTGACAACCATTGAATCGCTCGCACACCGTTGCAGAAGCGGCATAACTCCAATTATAGTGAGACGCCAAAAAAATGTGAAACACTACGCAAAAAAGTATGGCGTGAATTTCTTAAAAAAATACGGCGCGCCTGAAAAGCGCGCCGCATGAGGCACAAACAAGGTGGCTACGGGTATGAGCCTAAGCCATATTTTTCTTCTGCGCCTCAAACTTTTTGCGTTCTTCCTCGGCAAGCACCCGCCGCAACACTTTCCCCACGGTGCTTTTGGGCAACTCATCGCGGAACTCAATCAGTTTGGGCACTTTGTAAGGCGCAAGGCGCTCGCGGCAGAATTGCTCAATCTCCTCAGCCGTCGCCTGCATGCCCGGCTTCAACACAATGAACGCCTTGACCGTCTCGCCGCGATATTCATGCGGCACACCCACCACAGCGGCTTCGAGGACGGCGGGATGCTCATAGAGCACATCCTCCACTTCGCGCGGATAAATGTTGTACCCACCGGCGATAATCAGGTCTTTCTTGCGGTCTACAATGTAGAAGTACCCATCTTCATCCATCCGGGCAATGTCGCCCGTGTGCAGCCAAACCCGCCCTTCTTCATCCTTCCGCAACGTTTGCAGCGTCTCATCCGGGCGGTTGTAGTACCCCGCCATGACCTGCGGCCCGTGAATAATCAACTCGCCAGGCTCACCCACCGGCAACGGCTCCGCCGTTTCAGGATGCACAATTTTCGCCAGTGTATCGGGGAAGGGAATGCCAATGCTCCCCCCCTTGCGCGTGCCATTCAGCGGATTCGCATGCGTAACCGGGCTGGCTTCGGTCAAGCCGTAACCTTCAACCAATTTCGCGCCCGTCAGTTCTTCAAACTTGCGCTGCACTTCCGGCGGCAAGCCCGCGGCACCACTGATGCAATACTTGATAGACTTCAAGTTATGTTTGGGCGTGTCAGGATGGTTATTGATCGCCGTGTAGAGTGTCGGCACGCCGGGGAAGAGCGTTGGTTTGTACTTGTCAATCATCTTCAGCAAGAAGGGGATATCGCGCGGGTTCGGCACAAGAATCATCGTCCCCGCGTTGGCAATACTCAGGTTCATGATGGTGGTCATGCCGTAGGAGTGGAAAAGCGGCAACGCGCCCAAACACGAATCTTGCCCTTTTTCCAATCCTGGCATCCATGCAGAAACCTGCAACGTATTCGCCACCAAATTGCGGTGCAAGAGCATTGCCCCTTTGGGAACCCCCGTTGTCCCGCCCGTGTACCCCAACACCGCCAGGTCGTCTTTGGTCACGCCGGCGGGGCGCAAGACCGCCGACGCCCCCACTTTCAAGAAATCGGTGAACCACGATGCGTTGGGCATGTCCGAAATGTCGGCGTAGTGCCCTTCCTTCTTTTCCTTGAACAAGGTGAAAAGCACTCGCAGATGCGTCGGGAAATAATCCTTGATATTGCCGACAATGACATGCTCGACGTTCGTCTTGTGCAGCACCGAGCGTACCGTCTTGAGGCTCATGGTCAGCGTTGCAATGAAGCGGGCGCCGCTGTCCTGCAACTGGTGTTCAACCTCGTGGGCGGTGTAGATGGGGTTTGTCGGCACAACAACACCCCCCGCGCGGAGTGTGCCATAATAGGCGATGACGTACTGCGGGCAGTTGGGCATCATCACCGCCACACGGTCGCCCTTTTGCAAGCCATAATGTTGCAACGCGGCGGCAAAATGGTTGACGGCCTCATTCAATTCACGGTACGTTATTTTGGTGCCGTAGAAGATGATAGCGGTGTTGTGGGGAAAATCACGAGCGCTGTCGGAAAGAAAGGTGTCCAATGTGTAGCCGGGATACGTCAAACTTTCGGGTACACCTTCATCGTA from Ardenticatena maritima harbors:
- a CDS encoding long-chain-fatty-acid--CoA ligase; its protein translation is MQEKPWLKFYDEGVPESLTYPGYTLDTFLSDSARDFPHNTAIIFYGTKITYRELNEAVNHFAAALQHYGLQKGDRVAVMMPNCPQYVIAYYGTLRAGGVVVPTNPIYTAHEVEHQLQDSGARFIATLTMSLKTVRSVLHKTNVEHVIVGNIKDYFPTHLRVLFTLFKEKKEGHYADISDMPNASWFTDFLKVGASAVLRPAGVTKDDLAVLGYTGGTTGVPKGAMLLHRNLVANTLQVSAWMPGLEKGQDSCLGALPLFHSYGMTTIMNLSIANAGTMILVPNPRDIPFLLKMIDKYKPTLFPGVPTLYTAINNHPDTPKHNLKSIKYCISGAAGLPPEVQRKFEELTGAKLVEGYGLTEASPVTHANPLNGTRKGGSIGIPFPDTLAKIVHPETAEPLPVGEPGELIIHGPQVMAGYYNRPDETLQTLRKDEEGRVWLHTGDIARMDEDGYFYIVDRKKDLIIAGGYNIYPREVEDVLYEHPAVLEAAVVGVPHEYRGETVKAFIVLKPGMQATAEEIEQFCRERLAPYKVPKLIEFRDELPKSTVGKVLRRVLAEEERKKFEAQKKNMA